Proteins found in one Geomonas subterranea genomic segment:
- a CDS encoding DUF488 domain-containing protein → MIRLKRIYEDPAAQDGVRVLVDRLWPRGISKDKAQLDRWEKELAPSDELRRWFGHDPEKWIGFRERYRKELEGQGALLAELAELSARGTLTLLYAAKDEEHNNAVVLKELMEDSSIG, encoded by the coding sequence ATGATCCGCCTGAAGAGGATATACGAGGATCCGGCAGCGCAGGACGGGGTGCGCGTGCTGGTGGACCGGCTCTGGCCCCGGGGGATTTCCAAGGACAAGGCGCAGCTGGACCGCTGGGAGAAGGAACTTGCCCCCTCCGATGAACTGCGGCGTTGGTTTGGGCACGATCCGGAAAAATGGATCGGGTTCCGGGAGCGCTATCGCAAGGAACTGGAGGGACAGGGGGCGCTCCTAGCAGAGCTTGCGGAGCTTTCAGCACGCGGCACGCTGACCCTTCTTTATGCGGCAAAGGACGAAGAACATAACAACGCGGTCGTACTGAAGGAACTGATGGAGGACTCCAGCATCGGCTGA
- the fdhD gene encoding formate dehydrogenase accessory sulfurtransferase FdhD — protein MATIYSFKKGVMEQVEGGVVNEYPLQLVVNGREMATLIASPHDLRFLVAGFLRLQGFVTKVEDFLALAICQDFGAASVTIRGELPERLKPVLTSGCGTGISFNMPEPVQKCGPSRVHAPETIFALMNQLAQKCEGYQNHGGMHSAGVGSDTLLLHAEDIGRHNTIDRIAGEALLKGISLAGTILVTSGRVSTELVAKASLLGIDLIASRTSPTDMAVKMAEEAGITLVGYVRADSFKVYTHPEAIITSGPEKIAGVTGVILAGGASSRMGSNKALLPHKGGRFIESIYRELSEIFPEVILVTNAPEQYQFLPCRKVADLYPGMGALAGIHAGLAQASTPSVFTVACDMPHLDPALIRHIAGRRGGCDLVLPRSEHGYEPLHAVYNKSALAAMEQCLEQGKRRIVSILPSLKVNEIPAGEVAGFDPDFDSFSNINTPQEYYELRNGDKARPGIENLPAAEEAHQAQA, from the coding sequence GTGGCAACTATTTACAGTTTCAAGAAGGGCGTCATGGAGCAGGTGGAAGGCGGGGTGGTGAACGAGTATCCCCTGCAGCTGGTGGTGAACGGGCGCGAGATGGCGACCCTGATCGCTTCCCCCCACGACCTCCGTTTCCTGGTTGCCGGTTTCCTGCGCCTGCAGGGCTTCGTCACCAAAGTCGAAGACTTCCTTGCGCTGGCCATCTGCCAGGACTTCGGCGCCGCGAGCGTCACCATCCGCGGCGAACTCCCCGAGCGCCTGAAGCCGGTGCTCACCTCCGGCTGCGGCACCGGGATCAGCTTCAATATGCCGGAACCGGTCCAGAAGTGCGGTCCCTCCCGGGTGCACGCGCCCGAGACCATCTTCGCCCTGATGAACCAGCTGGCGCAGAAGTGCGAAGGGTACCAAAACCACGGCGGGATGCACTCCGCGGGGGTCGGGAGCGACACGCTGCTCCTGCATGCCGAGGACATCGGCCGCCACAATACCATTGACAGAATCGCCGGCGAGGCGCTCCTGAAGGGGATCTCGCTGGCTGGAACCATACTGGTCACCTCGGGGCGCGTCTCCACCGAACTGGTCGCCAAGGCGTCGCTTCTGGGGATCGACCTGATCGCCTCGCGTACCTCGCCCACCGACATGGCGGTGAAGATGGCCGAGGAGGCCGGCATCACCCTGGTGGGGTACGTGCGGGCCGACAGCTTCAAGGTCTACACCCATCCCGAGGCCATCATCACCTCCGGTCCGGAGAAGATCGCCGGCGTCACCGGCGTGATCCTGGCCGGCGGCGCATCCAGCCGCATGGGGAGCAACAAGGCGCTCCTGCCGCACAAGGGGGGGCGCTTCATCGAGAGCATCTACCGGGAACTCTCGGAGATCTTCCCGGAAGTGATCCTGGTGACCAACGCCCCGGAACAGTACCAGTTCCTGCCCTGCCGCAAGGTGGCCGACCTCTACCCGGGCATGGGCGCGCTGGCAGGAATCCACGCCGGGCTCGCCCAGGCCAGCACCCCGAGCGTCTTCACCGTCGCCTGCGACATGCCGCATCTCGATCCGGCCCTGATCAGGCACATCGCCGGGCGCCGCGGCGGCTGCGACCTGGTGCTCCCCAGGAGCGAACACGGCTACGAGCCACTGCACGCCGTGTACAACAAGAGTGCCCTGGCCGCCATGGAACAGTGCCTGGAGCAGGGGAAGCGGCGCATCGTCTCCATCCTGCCCAGCCTGAAGGTGAACGAGATACCCGCCGGCGAGGTGGCGGGCTTCGATCCCGACTTCGACTCCTTCAGTAACATCAACACCCCGCAGGAATACTACGAATTGAGAAACGGCGACAAGGCGAGGCCGGGCATCGAGAACCTCCCTGCCGCAGAGGAAGCACACCAAGCGCAGGCCTAG
- the nrfD gene encoding NrfD/PsrC family molybdoenzyme membrane anchor subunit — MTAAKIIVNEIKGYHRFVKFLIVLVALGALASLARFVFGLGVTTNLNDTFPWGLWISFDVVTAVPLAAGAFTLGAIVHCFHIKKLEPLVRPAIVTGFLGYSLVCVGLLLDLGQPQRCWHTMVYWNPHSPMFEVSMCIAAYTTVLFLEFLSPVCEKFGYHVPLRLLRTIEMPLVVAAASISTLHQSSLGTFFLIAVDKLHSLWYNPLLPLLFWLSAMCAGISIIIVEATMSHKYMGQPDESELLETLAKILPWVITVYLTVKVFSLVALTQGPLFNRPGLLVLFVVEVAVGVLLPLVMLMNGNVRENNRLRATAAWLVIAGVILNRFNVSMFGMEAPGTFYYPSFLESVVTIGIIAAHILFFVLIAKYFPIFEHHPETVDYSIPDHFRKTEKGHAHGAAKA; from the coding sequence ATGACCGCTGCAAAGATAATCGTTAACGAGATCAAGGGCTACCACCGCTTCGTTAAGTTCCTGATCGTCCTGGTGGCTCTGGGCGCACTCGCCTCCCTGGCCCGTTTCGTGTTCGGTCTGGGCGTCACCACAAACCTGAACGACACCTTCCCTTGGGGGCTCTGGATCTCCTTCGACGTCGTCACCGCCGTACCTCTGGCGGCTGGTGCCTTCACCCTCGGGGCCATCGTGCACTGCTTCCACATCAAGAAGCTCGAGCCGCTGGTGCGCCCGGCCATCGTGACCGGCTTCCTCGGCTACTCCCTGGTCTGCGTCGGCCTCCTGCTCGACCTCGGCCAGCCGCAGCGCTGCTGGCACACCATGGTGTACTGGAACCCGCACTCCCCGATGTTCGAGGTTTCCATGTGCATCGCCGCCTACACCACGGTGCTCTTCCTCGAGTTCCTGTCGCCGGTGTGCGAGAAGTTCGGTTACCACGTGCCGCTGCGCCTTCTGCGCACCATCGAGATGCCGCTGGTGGTCGCGGCGGCCTCCATCTCGACCCTGCACCAGTCGTCGCTCGGCACCTTCTTCCTGATCGCGGTCGACAAGCTGCACAGCCTCTGGTACAACCCGCTGCTGCCGCTTCTGTTCTGGCTCTCCGCTATGTGCGCCGGCATCTCCATCATCATCGTGGAGGCCACCATGAGCCACAAGTACATGGGGCAGCCGGACGAGAGCGAACTGCTCGAGACCCTGGCCAAGATCCTTCCCTGGGTCATCACGGTGTACCTGACCGTGAAGGTGTTCTCCCTGGTGGCACTCACCCAGGGGCCGCTCTTCAACCGTCCCGGCCTGCTGGTGCTCTTCGTCGTCGAAGTCGCGGTAGGTGTCCTGCTGCCGCTGGTCATGCTCATGAACGGCAACGTGCGTGAGAACAACCGTCTGCGCGCCACCGCCGCCTGGCTGGTGATCGCAGGCGTCATCCTGAACCGCTTCAACGTCTCCATGTTCGGCATGGAGGCTCCGGGAACCTTCTACTACCCCTCCTTCCTGGAGTCCGTGGTAACCATCGGCATCATCGCGGCGCACATCCTGTTCTTCGTGCTGATCGCGAAGTACTTCCCGATCTTCGAGCACCATCCCGAGACCGTCGACTACTCGATCCCGGACCACTTCCGCAAAACCGAGAAAGGCCATGCTCACGGTGCGGCCAAGGCGTAG
- a CDS encoding sigma-54-dependent transcriptional regulator, translating to MTQERILICDDEEGILIYLKKLLQTQGYLVETFNAGSLLLRRLREGDPGDADLILQDVRMPDLDGISVLQEVKQLRPSLPIIIMTAFGTIDAAVEAIKLGAYDYVTKPFPKEKILSVLKNALEKEQLLQENRALKSEIGKPILQDAIIFRSAVFQETYDLTLQVAASEANILVLGESGTGKELIAGAIHYNSPRRERRFLSINCAALTETLLESQLFGHVRGAFTGAITHQKGLLEEADGGTLFMDEIGDMSLPIQAKLLRVIQERDFIPVGATRSKSADIRFVAATNKDLEEEVRAGRFREDLYYRLNVINIPFPPLRERKDDIEPLAQHFLKKYSLKMKKEVTGVTPEALLILCGYDWPGNIRELENVMERAVILARTPLVTPKELPIWRRQQKVAPPPEPQLVSLENMEKVHIERTLLGTGYHKSRSAEILGISRKTLDRKIAEYGIAIPS from the coding sequence ATGACACAAGAAAGAATTCTCATCTGCGACGACGAGGAAGGGATCCTCATCTACCTGAAGAAGCTGTTGCAGACCCAGGGGTACCTGGTGGAGACCTTCAACGCCGGCTCGCTGCTTTTGCGCCGCCTGCGCGAGGGGGACCCCGGGGACGCGGATTTGATCCTTCAGGACGTCAGGATGCCGGATCTCGACGGCATCAGCGTACTGCAGGAGGTGAAGCAGCTCCGTCCCTCGCTCCCGATCATCATCATGACCGCGTTCGGCACCATCGACGCCGCGGTGGAGGCCATCAAGCTCGGGGCCTACGATTACGTCACCAAACCGTTCCCGAAGGAGAAGATCCTGAGCGTCCTGAAAAACGCCCTGGAGAAGGAGCAGCTCCTGCAGGAAAACCGGGCGCTCAAATCGGAGATCGGCAAACCCATCCTGCAGGACGCCATCATCTTCAGAAGCGCCGTGTTCCAGGAGACCTACGACCTCACCCTCCAGGTCGCCGCCAGCGAGGCGAACATACTGGTGCTCGGCGAATCCGGCACCGGCAAGGAACTCATCGCGGGTGCCATCCACTACAACAGCCCCCGGCGCGAGCGCCGCTTCCTCTCCATAAACTGCGCCGCCCTCACCGAGACCCTTTTGGAGAGCCAGCTCTTCGGGCACGTGCGCGGCGCTTTCACCGGCGCCATAACGCACCAGAAGGGGCTCCTGGAGGAGGCCGACGGCGGCACCCTGTTCATGGACGAGATCGGCGACATGAGCCTCCCCATCCAGGCGAAGCTTTTGCGCGTGATCCAGGAGCGCGACTTCATCCCGGTCGGCGCCACCCGCAGCAAGAGCGCCGACATCCGCTTCGTCGCCGCCACCAACAAGGACCTCGAGGAGGAGGTGCGCGCCGGGAGGTTCCGCGAGGACCTCTACTATCGCCTGAACGTGATCAACATCCCCTTCCCCCCCCTGCGCGAGAGAAAGGACGACATCGAGCCGCTGGCCCAGCATTTCCTGAAAAAATACAGCCTCAAGATGAAGAAGGAGGTAACCGGCGTGACGCCGGAGGCGCTGCTGATCCTGTGCGGCTACGACTGGCCCGGCAACATCCGCGAGCTGGAAAACGTCATGGAGCGCGCCGTGATCCTCGCCCGGACGCCGCTGGTGACCCCCAAGGAGCTCCCCATCTGGCGCCGTCAGCAAAAGGTCGCGCCCCCCCCCGAGCCGCAGCTCGTCTCGCTGGAAAACATGGAGAAGGTGCACATCGAGCGGACCCTGCTCGGTACCGGCTACCACAAGAGCCGCTCCGCGGAGATACTCGGCATATCCCGCAAGACGCTGGACCGCAAGATCGCCGAATACGGGATCGCCATCCCCTCATGA
- the fdnG gene encoding formate dehydrogenase-N subunit alpha, translating into MAVSRREFLQGGAAAAALILSGKKAEAGGADAPQMRTKGLKSSTTICPFCAVGCGLVVHTKNGKIVNIEGDTQHPINQGALCSKGSALFQVANNERRLQKVMYRAPGSDKFEEKSWDWALERIAQKMKETRDKSFKAKEINKKDNKEYVVNRTEGMAFLGGAGLDNEECYLWSKFARSMGVANLEHQARIUHSATVAGLAASFGRGAMTNHWIDLRNADAILAIGCNPAENHPISMKWIEAAMDQGGKLIAVDPRFTRTASKADHYAQIRPGTDIAFLGGMINYALQNNMIHEEYVREYTNAAFIVNEKYDFNEGIFCSFDDQEKTYDPKAWAYAVDGSGNPKRDHSLKDPRCVFQLLKKHYSRYTVEMVCSITGTKKEDYIAVAKAFCSTGRADKAGTILYAMGITQSTHGTQNVRATAMLQMLLGNIGIAGGGVNALRGESNVQGSSDYGLLFHLLPGYLKSPEFDNVDLKSYLEKWTPKTKDPKSANWWGNTPKYTVSLLKAWYGDNATKENGFCYDYLPKRSGNYSFMKLMEKMGKGELQGLVCMGQNPAVGGPDSLKTREALGKLDWLVTVDLWETETSIFWKRPGVNPKDIKTEVFMLPAASSVEKEGSISNSGRWAQWRYKAAEPVGDAKSDLWIINQFATRVKKAYEKGGAFPEPITKLSWNYGKGEEPEVHMVAKEINGYFTKDMTIVDKDKTLEFKAGDQVPMFKYLQDDGSTVSGCWIYCGSYTKEGNQMARRDLADPTGLGMYPKWSWCWPVNRRIIYNRGSVNPDGVPFNPKRVVITWDALEKKWKGDVPDGPWPPMNDAKEGKYPFIMLPEGHGRLYALDMKDGPFPEHYEPVESPAKNLMSKTQTNPAVKIPANMSSDTAKFPFVGTTYRMTEHWQAGAMTRSLPWLVELVPTMFVEISQTLARAKGISNGDMVKVTTERGSIEAKALVTSRLKPFNVQGKEVEQVGLPWHFGYAGLATGDSGNVLTPSVGCANTSIPEFKAFLCNIEKGGKRA; encoded by the coding sequence ATGGCAGTTTCACGACGTGAGTTTCTGCAGGGGGGGGCGGCGGCAGCGGCGCTGATCCTCTCCGGCAAAAAAGCGGAAGCGGGCGGCGCAGACGCCCCGCAGATGCGGACCAAGGGGCTGAAAAGCTCGACCACCATCTGTCCTTTCTGCGCGGTAGGTTGCGGGCTTGTGGTGCATACCAAGAACGGCAAGATCGTGAACATCGAGGGGGACACCCAGCACCCGATTAACCAGGGTGCGCTCTGCTCGAAGGGTAGCGCGCTGTTCCAGGTGGCCAACAACGAGCGCCGCCTGCAGAAGGTGATGTACCGCGCCCCCGGCAGCGACAAGTTCGAAGAGAAGTCGTGGGACTGGGCCCTGGAGCGCATCGCGCAGAAGATGAAGGAGACGCGCGACAAGTCCTTCAAGGCGAAAGAGATCAACAAGAAGGACAACAAGGAGTACGTGGTCAACCGCACCGAAGGGATGGCATTCCTCGGCGGCGCCGGTCTCGACAACGAGGAGTGCTACCTCTGGAGCAAGTTCGCCCGCTCCATGGGGGTCGCGAACCTCGAACACCAAGCCCGAATATGACACTCCGCTACAGTCGCCGGTCTGGCGGCTTCGTTTGGACGTGGGGCAATGACCAACCACTGGATCGACCTGAGAAACGCTGACGCGATCCTCGCCATCGGCTGCAACCCGGCCGAGAATCACCCGATTTCCATGAAATGGATCGAGGCGGCCATGGATCAGGGCGGCAAGCTGATCGCCGTCGATCCCCGCTTCACCAGGACCGCCTCCAAGGCGGACCACTACGCGCAGATCCGTCCGGGCACCGACATCGCCTTCCTGGGCGGCATGATCAACTACGCCCTCCAGAACAACATGATTCACGAGGAGTACGTGCGCGAGTACACCAACGCGGCCTTCATCGTGAACGAGAAGTACGACTTCAACGAAGGGATCTTCTGCTCCTTCGACGACCAGGAGAAGACCTACGACCCGAAGGCCTGGGCCTACGCGGTCGACGGTTCCGGCAACCCCAAGCGCGACCACAGCCTCAAGGACCCGCGCTGCGTGTTCCAGCTCCTGAAAAAGCACTACTCCCGCTACACCGTGGAGATGGTCTGCTCCATCACCGGCACCAAGAAGGAAGACTACATCGCCGTCGCCAAGGCCTTCTGCTCCACCGGCCGCGCCGACAAGGCGGGTACCATCCTTTACGCGATGGGTATCACCCAGTCCACCCACGGCACCCAGAACGTCCGCGCTACCGCCATGCTGCAGATGCTTCTGGGTAACATCGGCATCGCCGGTGGCGGCGTCAACGCGCTCCGCGGCGAGTCCAACGTCCAGGGTTCCTCAGATTACGGTCTGCTTTTCCACCTGCTACCGGGTTACCTGAAGTCGCCCGAGTTCGACAACGTCGACCTCAAGTCCTACCTCGAGAAATGGACTCCTAAGACCAAGGATCCGAAGAGCGCCAACTGGTGGGGCAACACCCCGAAGTACACCGTGAGCCTCCTGAAAGCCTGGTACGGCGACAACGCCACCAAGGAAAATGGTTTCTGCTACGACTACCTCCCCAAGAGAAGCGGCAACTACTCGTTCATGAAGCTGATGGAGAAGATGGGTAAGGGCGAGCTGCAGGGCCTGGTCTGCATGGGCCAGAATCCGGCCGTGGGCGGCCCGGATTCGTTGAAGACCCGCGAGGCGCTCGGCAAGCTGGACTGGCTCGTCACCGTCGACCTCTGGGAGACCGAGACCTCGATCTTCTGGAAGCGCCCCGGCGTCAACCCGAAGGACATCAAGACTGAGGTTTTCATGCTGCCGGCAGCCTCTTCCGTCGAGAAGGAAGGCTCCATCTCCAACTCCGGCCGCTGGGCCCAGTGGCGCTACAAGGCCGCCGAGCCGGTCGGTGACGCGAAGAGCGACCTCTGGATCATCAACCAGTTTGCCACCCGCGTGAAGAAGGCTTACGAAAAAGGCGGCGCCTTCCCCGAGCCGATCACCAAGCTCTCCTGGAACTACGGCAAGGGCGAGGAGCCGGAAGTGCATATGGTGGCCAAGGAGATCAACGGCTACTTCACCAAGGACATGACCATCGTCGACAAGGACAAGACCCTGGAGTTCAAGGCAGGTGACCAGGTCCCGATGTTCAAGTACCTCCAGGACGACGGCTCCACCGTCTCCGGCTGCTGGATCTACTGCGGCTCCTACACCAAGGAAGGGAACCAGATGGCGCGCCGCGACCTGGCCGACCCGACTGGTCTGGGCATGTACCCCAAGTGGTCCTGGTGCTGGCCGGTCAACCGTCGCATCATCTACAACCGCGGTTCGGTCAACCCGGACGGCGTACCGTTCAACCCCAAGCGCGTGGTCATCACCTGGGATGCCCTGGAGAAGAAATGGAAGGGCGACGTGCCCGACGGTCCCTGGCCACCGATGAACGACGCCAAGGAAGGGAAATATCCCTTCATCATGCTGCCTGAAGGTCACGGTCGCCTCTACGCCCTGGACATGAAGGACGGTCCGTTCCCCGAGCATTACGAGCCGGTGGAGAGCCCGGCCAAGAACCTCATGTCCAAGACCCAGACCAACCCGGCCGTGAAGATCCCGGCCAACATGTCGAGCGACACGGCCAAGTTCCCGTTCGTCGGCACCACCTACAGGATGACCGAGCACTGGCAGGCAGGCGCCATGACCCGTTCACTCCCCTGGCTGGTGGAACTGGTCCCGACCATGTTCGTGGAGATCTCCCAGACGCTGGCACGTGCCAAAGGCATCAGCAACGGCGACATGGTCAAGGTAACCACCGAGCGCGGTTCCATTGAGGCGAAGGCCCTGGTCACTTCCAGGCTGAAGCCGTTCAACGTGCAGGGGAAAGAGGTTGAGCAGGTCGGTCTCCCCTGGCACTTCGGTTATGCAGGTCTTGCTACCGGCGACTCCGGCAACGTCCTTACGCCGTCGGTCGGTTGCGCGAACACAAGCATCCCCGAGTTCAAGGCATTCCTCTGCAACATCGAGAAAGGGGGTAAACGCGCATGA
- a CDS encoding DUF302 domain-containing protein, with amino-acid sequence MRKISHSCEVHAALDTVWNLLIEKMEQPHSYLPGVTQSRTLQHYGNGLLREIRGEGLLITEKVVLDKVHGEVRYFLMEHPLFTGRVVNRVVPSSVQNPVAPQVLTIEVEWVPKDDQAERMIRSDLPEQIQREVMSLKEKAEALEAQEAKPLTTPYAFGITMALPFADALPRVHQELQKEGFGVLFEIDVKHKFKEKLDKEFRNYHILGACNPGLAYQAFGVEINIGTLLPCNVAVYSASESRTVVMVMDPVAGLSLVGNSQLNELSITVKQSLQRVMAGLHPFTA; translated from the coding sequence ATGCGCAAAATCTCTCATAGCTGCGAAGTACATGCCGCACTCGACACCGTATGGAATCTTCTCATTGAAAAGATGGAACAGCCGCATTCGTACCTGCCCGGGGTGACGCAGTCGCGTACCCTGCAGCACTACGGCAACGGTCTGCTGCGAGAAATAAGGGGGGAGGGGCTCCTGATCACGGAGAAGGTGGTGCTCGACAAGGTGCACGGGGAGGTGCGCTACTTCCTCATGGAACATCCGCTGTTCACCGGCCGCGTCGTGAACAGGGTGGTGCCGTCCTCCGTGCAAAACCCGGTGGCCCCGCAAGTGTTGACCATAGAGGTCGAGTGGGTACCCAAGGATGATCAGGCCGAGCGCATGATTCGCAGCGATCTCCCTGAACAGATTCAAAGAGAGGTGATGAGCTTGAAAGAAAAAGCAGAAGCCCTTGAAGCGCAGGAGGCGAAGCCCCTGACCACTCCCTATGCCTTTGGTATAACCATGGCGCTCCCCTTTGCCGACGCCCTCCCCAGGGTGCACCAGGAACTGCAGAAGGAGGGGTTTGGTGTCCTGTTCGAGATCGACGTGAAGCACAAGTTCAAGGAAAAGCTCGATAAAGAGTTCCGCAACTACCACATCCTCGGGGCCTGCAACCCCGGGTTGGCCTACCAGGCCTTCGGTGTCGAGATAAACATAGGGACGCTGCTCCCCTGCAACGTCGCGGTCTACTCCGCGAGCGAGTCCCGCACCGTGGTGATGGTGATGGATCCGGTTGCCGGGCTGTCACTGGTAGGAAACAGCCAGCTGAACGAGCTTTCCATCACGGTGAAGCAGAGCCTGCAGCGGGTCATGGCGGGACTGCACCCGTTCACGGCCTGA
- a CDS encoding bacteriohemerythrin yields the protein MLTQWHEDMATGSEAVDKQHRELLRRVDDLLKGAKSRKGAEEIGRLMWFLKKYVRWHFRDEEKLMLEAGYPGYQSHKVQHEIFFREVLRLESLHAEQGDNTLMIVAVITAMCEWLRSHFNKLDKEFIDFLKDTGQNGNGNGGNGESPGENGEQ from the coding sequence ATGTTGACGCAGTGGCACGAGGACATGGCGACGGGGAGCGAGGCGGTGGACAAGCAGCACAGGGAGCTGCTGCGCCGCGTCGACGACCTGCTCAAGGGGGCCAAGAGCAGGAAGGGCGCCGAAGAGATCGGCAGGTTGATGTGGTTTCTCAAGAAGTACGTGCGGTGGCACTTTCGTGACGAGGAGAAGCTGATGCTGGAGGCTGGGTACCCCGGCTACCAGTCCCACAAGGTGCAGCACGAGATCTTTTTCAGGGAGGTGCTCCGCCTGGAGTCGCTGCACGCCGAGCAGGGGGACAACACCCTGATGATCGTGGCGGTCATCACCGCCATGTGCGAGTGGCTCCGCTCCCACTTCAACAAGCTGGACAAGGAGTTCATCGACTTCTTGAAGGACACCGGCCAGAACGGCAACGGAAATGGCGGTAATGGCGAGAGTCCCGGGGAGAACGGGGAGCAGTAG
- a CDS encoding SDR family oxidoreductase, whose product MGKCALITGASSGFGAACARALAEHGWKLVLTARREEKLQALGRELAGKTRVHTLALDVRDGDAVAAACAGLPQEYAEVDLLVNNAGLALGLEPAHQAVLQDWETMVDTNVKGVMYCTRAILPGMVARNRGHIVNIGSVAGSWPYPGGNVYGATKAFVQQFSRNLRADLLGTAVRVTNIEPGMAETEFSQVRFKGDDDKAQRVYTGSEPLRPEDIADIVLWVASVPARVNINSVEVMSVHQAWGPLAVHRS is encoded by the coding sequence ATGGGAAAGTGTGCCCTGATAACTGGAGCATCGTCGGGATTTGGCGCCGCTTGCGCGCGGGCGCTGGCAGAACATGGCTGGAAGCTGGTACTCACCGCCCGGCGCGAAGAGAAGCTGCAGGCACTGGGGCGGGAACTGGCCGGGAAGACCAGGGTTCACACGCTGGCGCTGGACGTGCGCGACGGAGACGCCGTGGCCGCCGCCTGCGCCGGCCTGCCGCAGGAGTACGCTGAAGTGGACCTGCTGGTCAACAACGCGGGACTCGCCCTGGGGCTGGAGCCCGCGCACCAGGCGGTGCTTCAGGATTGGGAAACCATGGTGGATACCAACGTCAAAGGGGTGATGTACTGCACCCGTGCCATCCTTCCCGGCATGGTGGCCCGCAACCGCGGCCACATCGTGAATATCGGCTCCGTGGCCGGAAGCTGGCCCTACCCCGGCGGCAACGTCTACGGCGCCACCAAGGCCTTCGTGCAGCAGTTTTCCAGGAACCTGCGCGCCGACCTGTTGGGGACCGCCGTCCGGGTCACCAACATCGAGCCGGGCATGGCGGAAACCGAATTCTCCCAGGTCCGCTTCAAGGGGGACGACGACAAGGCTCAGCGGGTGTACACCGGTAGCGAGCCGCTGCGGCCGGAGGACATCGCCGACATCGTGCTATGGGTCGCTTCGGTTCCGGCGCGAGTGAATATAAATAGCGTCGAGGTGATGTCGGTGCACCAGGCCTGGGGACCCCTGGCGGTGCATCGCTCGTGA
- a CDS encoding 4Fe-4S dicluster domain-containing protein, whose protein sequence is MSSENQDFNKSKAFLIDMTKCTGCRGCQVACKQWNQLGAEKTEFFTGEGYQNPPLMSEYTFTRIKFRDYEKNGQNEFAFYKEMCMHCNEPACASVCPVGAFKKTKEGPVTYDAERCIGCRFCMVACPFGVPKYEWSKALPLVRKCTGCYSRVKEGLKPACATTCVSAITYGNREEMIKEANKRIAARPEKYLKKLYGSEEAGGTSVIYLTALPFDELGFKPVTKRPLPSYTWQALRLVPGIFLTVGSSLSLLSWFNHRKERIAKEEEQRKSGATPKEES, encoded by the coding sequence ATGAGCAGCGAGAACCAAGACTTCAACAAAAGCAAAGCATTTTTGATCGACATGACCAAGTGCACCGGCTGCCGCGGCTGCCAGGTCGCCTGCAAGCAGTGGAACCAGCTGGGCGCCGAGAAGACCGAGTTCTTCACCGGCGAAGGCTACCAGAACCCGCCGCTCATGTCGGAATACACCTTTACCCGCATCAAGTTCCGGGACTACGAGAAGAACGGGCAGAACGAGTTCGCCTTCTACAAAGAGATGTGCATGCACTGCAACGAGCCTGCCTGCGCATCCGTCTGCCCGGTAGGCGCCTTCAAGAAGACCAAGGAAGGCCCGGTCACCTATGACGCGGAACGCTGCATCGGCTGCCGCTTCTGCATGGTAGCCTGCCCGTTCGGGGTGCCCAAGTACGAGTGGAGCAAGGCCCTGCCGCTGGTGAGAAAGTGCACCGGCTGCTACTCCAGGGTGAAGGAAGGGCTGAAGCCTGCCTGCGCTACCACCTGCGTCTCCGCCATCACCTACGGCAACCGCGAGGAGATGATCAAGGAAGCCAACAAGAGGATCGCGGCTCGTCCCGAGAAGTACCTGAAGAAGCTCTACGGCTCGGAAGAGGCGGGCGGCACCTCGGTCATCTACCTGACCGCGCTCCCCTTCGACGAGCTCGGCTTCAAGCCGGTCACCAAGCGTCCGCTCCCGTCCTACACCTGGCAGGCGCTGCGCCTGGTCCCGGGCATCTTCCTCACCGTCGGCAGCTCGCTGTCGCTGCTTTCCTGGTTCAACCACAGGAAGGAGAGGATCGCCAAGGAAGAGGAGCAGAGAAAATCCGGCGCTACGCCGAAGGAGGAGAGCTAG
- the tatA gene encoding twin-arginine translocase TatA/TatE family subunit: MFGFGMPEMIIVLVIALVVVGPAKLPQLGQALGSSIKNFKKASAGEDVVQLNEEKKA; encoded by the coding sequence ATGTTTGGATTCGGTATGCCGGAAATGATCATCGTGCTCGTGATAGCCCTCGTGGTTGTCGGCCCGGCCAAGTTGCCCCAGCTCGGGCAGGCATTGGGGAGCAGCATCAAGAACTTCAAGAAGGCTTCCGCCGGCGAGGACGTGGTCCAGCTGAACGAGGAGAAAAAGGCCTAG